One segment of Streptosporangium brasiliense DNA contains the following:
- a CDS encoding CGNR zinc finger domain-containing protein, translating to MRPTPPSPRQVRQAALTAAAQALSTLARETVELLSGTLAERIRECASDGCPLVSVDTSRPAARRWCAMERCGNRHKLRALRARRATDR from the coding sequence TTGCGACCTACTCCTCCGTCCCCGCGTCAGGTCCGGCAAGCGGCGCTTACCGCGGCAGCCCAGGCGCTGTCGACCCTGGCGCGGGAGACGGTCGAGCTGCTGTCCGGGACGCTCGCCGAACGCATCCGTGAGTGCGCGAGCGACGGCTGTCCGCTGGTGTCCGTCGACACCTCCAGGCCCGCTGCCCGCCGCTGGTGCGCCATGGAACGTTGCGGCAACCGCCACAAGCTCAGGGCACTACGCGCCCGGCGGGCCACGGACCGCTGA
- a CDS encoding STAS domain-containing protein has translation MTRFSVSATDYRSCSVITITGDLDALSADLLRQVVADAVARGQVRLVVDVAGLTFCDLDGVHALAEAHRSTAALGRHLSLVYVHGTLKRILDISRQTDGLLLGVDFGITLQW, from the coding sequence GTGACCAGGTTCTCGGTGAGCGCGACCGACTACCGCAGCTGCTCGGTGATCACCATCACCGGGGACCTCGACGCGTTGTCGGCGGACCTGCTGCGGCAGGTGGTGGCCGACGCCGTCGCGCGCGGCCAGGTCCGCCTGGTGGTCGACGTGGCCGGGCTGACCTTCTGCGACCTGGACGGCGTGCACGCCCTCGCCGAGGCCCACCGCAGCACCGCGGCGCTGGGCAGGCACCTGTCGCTGGTCTACGTCCACGGCACCCTCAAACGGATCTTGGACATCAGCCGGCAGACCGACGGCCTCCTGCTCGGCGTCGACTTCGGCATCACCCTGCAGTGGTAG
- a CDS encoding PaaI family thioesterase: MEMDTQRRGLFWDVQAGRVPPPPAAVTLGWELVGVDPEQGTIEVAFQAGDQFANPVGVIQGGFLAAMLDDTLGPALVATLPEGQFAPTLDLHVQFLRPARPGRLLGRGRIVQRGKEVCFLAGELIGPDGRTVAVATATARIQTVRQ, translated from the coding sequence ATGGAGATGGATACGCAAAGACGTGGGCTGTTCTGGGATGTGCAGGCGGGGCGGGTCCCACCGCCTCCTGCAGCGGTGACTTTGGGCTGGGAACTGGTCGGGGTGGATCCAGAGCAGGGGACTATCGAGGTGGCATTTCAGGCGGGTGATCAGTTCGCGAACCCTGTCGGTGTGATCCAGGGCGGGTTCTTGGCCGCGATGCTCGATGACACCCTGGGTCCGGCGCTGGTCGCGACGTTGCCGGAAGGCCAGTTCGCGCCGACCCTCGATCTTCATGTTCAGTTCCTCCGTCCCGCCCGTCCCGGACGGCTTCTGGGGCGCGGACGGATCGTGCAGCGCGGCAAGGAGGTGTGCTTTCTCGCCGGTGAGCTCATCGGCCCCGACGGCAGGACGGTGGCTGTGGCGACCGCGACCGCGCGAATCCAGACCGTTCGTCAGTGA
- a CDS encoding carboxymuconolactone decarboxylase family protein — protein sequence MTTAQQHNHRSRLPNPAVLVPELKDIGGALYKATGNGMIPQTTISLVQLRAGQIVGSTYLTVLHTGNLRKAGASEESITAVASWRDAPYFTGAERIALELVESVLTPSASGERVPDELYARASEQYDDKALATLIMAIGQVCFFLPLALIGTPLPGVSPAEQWRR from the coding sequence ATGACCACCGCCCAGCAGCACAACCACCGGTCGCGCCTGCCCAACCCCGCCGTACTCGTCCCTGAGCTCAAGGACATCGGCGGCGCCCTGTACAAGGCGACCGGCAACGGCATGATCCCGCAGACCACCATCAGCCTGGTCCAGCTGCGCGCCGGGCAGATCGTCGGCAGCACGTACCTGACCGTCCTGCACACCGGCAACCTCCGCAAGGCCGGCGCAAGTGAGGAGAGCATCACCGCCGTGGCCTCCTGGCGGGACGCGCCCTACTTCACCGGAGCCGAACGGATCGCGCTGGAACTGGTCGAATCCGTCCTCACTCCGAGCGCGTCCGGCGAGCGCGTCCCCGACGAGCTGTACGCCCGGGCATCCGAGCAGTACGACGACAAGGCGCTCGCCACGCTCATCATGGCGATCGGCCAGGTCTGCTTCTTCCTCCCGCTAGCCCTCATCGGCACGCCGCTGCCCGGTGTGTCACCGGCGGAGCAGTGGAGGAGGTAA
- a CDS encoding MFS transporter, with protein sequence MATKTDPPVLRDPAFLRLWVGTTASGLATWALPFVLGLAVLHRELDAVGLGLVLAARTAGFLAAVAVGGVLADRHSRRAVVLWSALAAALAAPLLALGLGRSLVLMAAAAAVAGAGQGACRPAFQALTAEIVDPGRRQQANAAMTFAVRVSTLAGPTLTALLAAYLEVGTLLLGIGLLWLVAALLPGRGAASPTLSAVPAPGSSFRADFLDGIREACRHPWFLAGLAALTSVIALGYSATSVALPLISRDRYGSEWVLAAAMTAYTVGALGGALITARWRPRAQGWAALAGLAVYGLAPLSLMLPVPPVLVIAAYALIGIGIEVFNVPWFTAIQREVAPDKLARVSSLDFLLSYGLAPAGLALIAPGIEAFGVTPVLAVCAAVCFLAPALAALVPTARRFGR encoded by the coding sequence GTGGCAACCAAGACCGATCCCCCCGTCCTGCGTGACCCCGCCTTCCTGCGGCTGTGGGTCGGGACCACCGCCTCCGGCCTCGCGACCTGGGCGCTGCCCTTCGTGCTCGGCCTCGCGGTGCTGCACCGCGAACTCGACGCGGTGGGCCTGGGCCTGGTCCTCGCGGCCCGGACCGCCGGCTTCCTGGCCGCCGTCGCCGTCGGCGGCGTGCTGGCCGACCGCCACTCCCGCCGAGCGGTCGTGCTCTGGTCCGCCCTCGCGGCCGCGCTCGCGGCGCCGCTCCTCGCTCTCGGGCTCGGCCGATCCCTGGTACTGATGGCCGCGGCCGCCGCCGTGGCCGGTGCCGGGCAGGGGGCATGCCGTCCCGCCTTCCAGGCGCTCACCGCTGAGATCGTCGATCCCGGCCGCAGGCAGCAGGCCAACGCCGCCATGACCTTCGCGGTGCGCGTCTCGACGCTGGCCGGCCCCACGCTCACCGCGCTCCTCGCGGCCTACCTCGAGGTCGGCACGCTGCTGCTGGGTATCGGCCTGCTCTGGCTCGTCGCCGCCCTGCTCCCCGGCCGCGGGGCCGCCTCGCCCACCCTGTCCGCCGTGCCCGCGCCGGGCTCTTCCTTCCGCGCCGACTTCCTGGACGGCATCCGCGAGGCTTGCCGTCATCCCTGGTTCCTGGCTGGGCTCGCCGCCCTGACCTCCGTGATCGCACTGGGCTACTCGGCCACCAGCGTCGCCCTGCCTCTGATCAGCCGGGACCGCTACGGCAGCGAATGGGTGCTTGCCGCGGCCATGACCGCCTACACCGTGGGGGCGCTCGGCGGCGCGCTGATCACCGCCCGGTGGCGGCCCCGCGCCCAGGGCTGGGCCGCCTTGGCCGGGCTGGCTGTGTACGGCCTCGCGCCGCTGAGCCTGATGCTGCCCGTGCCCCCGGTGCTGGTGATCGCCGCCTATGCCCTGATCGGCATCGGGATCGAGGTGTTCAACGTGCCGTGGTTCACCGCCATCCAGCGTGAGGTGGCACCGGACAAGCTGGCCCGCGTCTCTTCACTGGACTTCCTGCTTTCGTACGGCCTGGCGCCGGCCGGCCTGGCACTCATCGCTCCGGGCATCGAAGCCTTCGGGGTGACGCCGGTGCTGGCCGTGTGCGCGGCGGTCTGCTTCCTGGCTCCCGCGCTGGCCGCGCTGGTCCCCACGGCTCGTCGCTTCGGCCGTTGA
- a CDS encoding ABC transporter substrate-binding protein, with protein MRHLGRHLGLVLLLTTTGCSAVQADQPTAQATVTSCGRPLAFAQPPERAVALDQTSTEILLELGLQERMAGTANVKTEIPATYQDAYARIPVIAPKIATSEQVRAATPDFVMAASADLYTQDRAGTREELGTLKVPTFVSAVDCPQQNKPGMTPFELLFSDYEQLGKVFGAEARAAGLIREQRAAVARAGESGAKVTAPPTVVFLYSIFNGMPYVAGKTGLPSEMSRIVGAKNAFDDVNEDWPEVSWEEVAKRDPDFIVIGDLSERGRPGDSAAEKRATMADEPVISQLAAVRNNRIIEVPGIELDPSVRSVHALGLLAAGMKDLGHAR; from the coding sequence ATGCGTCATCTCGGCCGTCACCTCGGCCTCGTCCTTCTCCTGACCACCACGGGTTGTTCGGCGGTCCAGGCCGACCAGCCCACCGCCCAGGCCACCGTCACCAGCTGCGGCCGGCCGCTCGCGTTCGCCCAGCCCCCCGAGCGCGCCGTCGCGCTGGACCAGACCTCGACCGAGATCCTCCTGGAGCTGGGACTTCAGGAGCGCATGGCCGGGACGGCCAATGTGAAGACGGAGATCCCCGCGACCTACCAGGACGCGTACGCCAGGATCCCGGTCATCGCCCCCAAGATCGCCACCAGTGAGCAGGTGCGCGCCGCCACCCCGGACTTCGTCATGGCCGCCTCCGCTGACCTCTACACCCAGGACCGGGCGGGCACCCGCGAGGAACTCGGCACGCTCAAGGTCCCCACCTTCGTCAGCGCCGTGGACTGCCCCCAGCAGAACAAGCCCGGCATGACCCCCTTCGAGCTGCTCTTCTCCGACTACGAGCAGCTCGGCAAGGTCTTCGGCGCCGAGGCTCGGGCGGCCGGACTGATCCGTGAGCAACGGGCCGCCGTCGCCCGGGCCGGCGAGAGCGGCGCCAAGGTCACCGCCCCGCCCACCGTCGTCTTCCTCTACTCGATCTTCAACGGCATGCCCTATGTCGCGGGCAAGACCGGTCTGCCCAGCGAGATGAGCCGGATCGTCGGCGCGAAGAACGCCTTCGACGACGTGAACGAGGACTGGCCGGAGGTCTCCTGGGAGGAGGTCGCCAAGCGCGACCCGGACTTCATCGTGATCGGCGACCTGTCCGAGCGGGGCCGGCCCGGCGACTCGGCCGCGGAGAAGCGCGCCACGATGGCCGACGAACCGGTGATCTCCCAGCTGGCGGCGGTCCGCAACAACAGGATCATCGAGGTGCCGGGCATCGAGCTGGACCCCTCCGTGCGATCGGTGCACGCGCTGGGACTGCTGGCAGCCGGCATGAAGGACCTCGGCCATGCCCGCTGA
- a CDS encoding FecCD family ABC transporter permease, producing the protein MPADLLHPTAREHSVQPLDGRTEAPRTGRSTLLVIASMLTLAASVAAGVRLGTADIGWADLTRTVGARLGLGAAPLPPLVDSLIWDLRLPRVLMAALVGASLAVCGTVLQAVTRNALADPYLLGVSSGASTGAVVVVVLGVGTHALGVTGGALVGALLSFGLLLALLRRTGLDSVRIVLTGVVVGQLFTALTSLVLMASADADTTRAITHWLLGSMAPARWEAVVVCAIVTPLGLVAAWLCAGSLDALAFGADTAASLGVAVRRSRMLLLVVTAVLTSVAVATVGAIGFVGLIVPHGMRFLVGPLHRGLLPAAALAGAVFLVWTDTLARVAFAPRELPVGVITALLGVPLFLLVLRRRGEL; encoded by the coding sequence ATGCCCGCTGACCTGCTGCATCCGACGGCCCGAGAGCACAGCGTGCAGCCGCTGGACGGCAGGACCGAGGCGCCCCGGACAGGCCGGTCCACGCTGCTGGTGATCGCCTCGATGCTCACGCTGGCCGCCTCGGTGGCGGCCGGCGTGCGCCTGGGCACCGCCGACATCGGGTGGGCCGACCTGACGCGGACAGTCGGCGCCCGGCTCGGCCTGGGCGCCGCTCCGCTCCCGCCGCTGGTGGACTCGCTCATCTGGGACCTGCGTCTGCCTCGGGTCCTGATGGCGGCCCTGGTCGGCGCCTCACTCGCGGTGTGTGGCACGGTGCTGCAGGCCGTCACCCGCAACGCGCTCGCCGACCCCTACCTGCTCGGCGTCTCCTCGGGCGCCTCCACCGGAGCCGTCGTCGTGGTCGTCCTCGGCGTCGGCACCCATGCCCTCGGCGTCACCGGGGGCGCTCTCGTCGGCGCGCTGCTGTCCTTCGGGCTGCTGCTGGCCCTGCTCCGCCGTACCGGTCTGGACTCGGTCCGCATCGTGCTCACCGGGGTGGTCGTCGGCCAGCTGTTCACCGCGCTGACCTCGCTCGTCCTGATGGCCTCGGCCGACGCCGACACCACCCGCGCGATCACCCACTGGCTGCTCGGCTCGATGGCCCCGGCCCGATGGGAGGCCGTCGTGGTCTGCGCGATCGTCACGCCGCTCGGCCTGGTGGCCGCGTGGTTGTGCGCCGGCTCCCTGGACGCGCTGGCGTTCGGCGCGGACACCGCCGCGTCGCTGGGGGTGGCGGTACGGCGGAGCCGCATGCTGCTGCTTGTCGTGACGGCCGTGCTGACCTCGGTCGCCGTGGCCACGGTCGGCGCCATCGGCTTCGTCGGGCTGATCGTCCCCCACGGCATGCGCTTCCTGGTCGGGCCGCTGCACCGCGGGCTGCTGCCCGCCGCGGCGCTCGCCGGCGCGGTGTTCCTGGTGTGGACCGACACGCTGGCCCGGGTCGCCTTCGCACCACGGGAACTACCGGTCGGTGTGATCACCGCGCTGCTCGGCGTCCCCCTGTTCCTGCTGGTGCTGCGCCGACGGGGTGAACTGTGA
- a CDS encoding ABC transporter ATP-binding protein: MRITAERLNWSVAGTPVLRDISVDIEPGQTVGLLGPNGSGKSSLLRCLAGLRLPEAGAVRYDGRPIAGWSARRIARQIAFMEQDSGPGTALRVADVVGLGRVPFHKRWHGADATDRAIVAAALERVGLTALAGRSWAGLSGGERQRAHLARALAQQPYGLLLDEPTNHLDIKHQLELMELLAGTDQTVLVVLHDLSLAARYCDRLVLLHHGRLVTAGSPTAVLTADRLAEIFEVDAELATDSLGHPVIAYRAPLTDKESHDRERPHRVRPGR; this comes from the coding sequence GTGAGGATCACCGCGGAGAGGCTCAACTGGTCGGTCGCGGGCACCCCGGTGCTCCGTGACATCAGCGTGGACATCGAACCGGGCCAGACCGTCGGCCTGCTGGGTCCCAACGGATCGGGTAAGTCCTCGCTGCTGCGCTGCCTCGCCGGGCTGCGCCTCCCGGAGGCGGGTGCAGTCCGCTACGACGGCCGGCCCATCGCAGGCTGGAGTGCGCGGCGGATCGCCCGTCAGATCGCCTTCATGGAGCAGGACTCCGGGCCCGGGACGGCTCTGCGGGTCGCCGACGTCGTGGGGCTGGGGCGCGTCCCGTTCCACAAACGCTGGCACGGAGCCGACGCCACCGACCGCGCCATCGTCGCCGCCGCGCTGGAGCGCGTCGGGCTCACCGCACTCGCCGGACGTTCCTGGGCCGGTCTGTCCGGTGGCGAGCGCCAGCGTGCGCACCTCGCCCGAGCGCTCGCCCAGCAGCCGTACGGCCTGCTCCTGGACGAGCCCACCAACCACCTCGACATCAAGCATCAGCTGGAGCTGATGGAGCTGCTCGCCGGCACCGACCAGACGGTGCTGGTCGTGCTGCACGACCTGTCGCTCGCCGCCCGCTACTGCGACCGCCTGGTGCTCCTGCACCACGGGCGCCTCGTCACCGCCGGCTCTCCCACCGCCGTCCTGACCGCCGACCGCCTCGCCGAGATCTTCGAGGTGGACGCGGAACTCGCCACCGACTCCCTGGGCCATCCCGTGATCGCCTACCGCGCTCCCCTCACCGACAAGGAATCTCATGACCGTGAACGCCCTCACCGCGTCCGTCCTGGCCGGTGA
- a CDS encoding Rossmann-like domain-containing protein, with the protein MTVNALTASVLAGDRGRPPAETVAASVFWIHHGTRLAGSATTYLNQYVLVRLGGSFGGCAFEAGEIDPAICRDFSGLPLDTLLREGPLPLRIAALDAYLAEQRPHRSAAEAEPVTLPAGPPEVRAKARDAAIAGLLEIGQGARVGLIGVVNPLVAAIRERGGEPLPCDFNLRATQWGDPVTDDMHGVLERAEAVVATGMTLSNGSFDTILERCRDRDIPLVVYAQTGSAIARAFLGSGVSALSAEPFPFSQFSAEPTVLYRYRAGDRG; encoded by the coding sequence ATGACCGTGAACGCCCTCACCGCGTCCGTCCTGGCCGGTGACCGCGGCCGCCCGCCCGCCGAGACCGTGGCGGCCAGCGTCTTCTGGATCCACCACGGCACCCGGCTGGCCGGCAGCGCCACTACCTACCTCAACCAGTACGTCCTGGTCCGCCTCGGCGGATCCTTCGGCGGCTGCGCCTTCGAAGCCGGGGAGATCGACCCTGCGATCTGCCGTGACTTCTCCGGTCTCCCGCTCGACACCCTGCTGCGCGAAGGACCGCTGCCGCTCCGGATCGCCGCCCTCGACGCCTACCTCGCCGAACAGCGCCCCCACCGCTCGGCCGCGGAGGCCGAGCCCGTTACGCTGCCGGCCGGACCGCCCGAGGTCCGGGCCAAGGCCCGCGACGCCGCCATCGCCGGGCTGCTGGAGATCGGCCAGGGCGCCCGAGTCGGCCTCATCGGCGTGGTCAACCCACTGGTCGCGGCCATCAGGGAGCGCGGCGGCGAGCCCCTGCCGTGCGACTTCAACCTCAGGGCGACCCAGTGGGGTGATCCCGTCACCGACGACATGCACGGGGTGCTGGAGCGCGCTGAGGCGGTGGTGGCCACCGGCATGACGCTGAGCAACGGCTCCTTCGACACCATCCTCGAGCGCTGCCGCGACCGAGACATCCCCCTGGTCGTCTACGCGCAGACCGGCAGCGCGATAGCCCGGGCCTTCCTCGGCTCGGGGGTGAGCGCCCTGTCCGCGGAGCCGTTCCCGTTCTCGCAGTTCAGCGCCGAACCCACGGTGCTGTACCGCTACCGAGCGGGAGACCGTGGTTGA
- a CDS encoding GHMP family kinase ATP-binding protein, whose protein sequence is MIRDLLGTGHASCHHGEILQGVFRDSTGRWCHGLVTLPMTGPGSQAEFLRRPGSPPDLITVEPGDRSKAARAAALAVLECARRSGQPPCGGHLLITGDIPVGLGMGSSTSDVLAVLRAVADAYRLRLPPGTLAALAVRAELACDPLMLDARPTLFAQREGRVLEVLGPRLPPLVVVGCVLGGGAPVDTLSLPARAHDDNDMRAYEQLRTWLRQAVATGDAALLGQVATASARRGQQLLRHPEFDTLIDIARSLGTLGVQIAHSGAVAGLLLDPAAPDLQRRVRRCLQALESNGLPATRTFSTIKEFPNGSAHCGGDRPSGPDTPRRAAHLPAV, encoded by the coding sequence TTGATCCGGGACTTACTCGGCACCGGACACGCCTCCTGTCACCACGGTGAGATCCTGCAGGGCGTCTTCCGCGACAGCACCGGCCGTTGGTGCCACGGCCTGGTAACGCTGCCGATGACCGGGCCGGGCAGCCAGGCCGAGTTCCTCCGCCGCCCCGGCAGCCCGCCGGACCTGATCACCGTTGAGCCCGGCGATCGGAGCAAGGCCGCTCGAGCGGCGGCCTTGGCCGTCCTGGAATGCGCGCGCCGGAGCGGACAGCCACCCTGCGGCGGGCACCTGCTGATCACCGGAGACATCCCGGTAGGCCTGGGCATGGGCAGCTCCACCAGCGACGTCCTCGCCGTGCTGCGGGCGGTGGCCGACGCCTACCGGCTGCGCCTGCCGCCCGGCACCCTCGCCGCGCTCGCCGTACGGGCCGAACTGGCCTGCGATCCGCTGATGCTCGACGCCCGGCCCACCCTGTTCGCCCAGCGTGAGGGCCGCGTCCTGGAAGTCCTCGGGCCGCGTCTGCCGCCTCTCGTCGTCGTGGGCTGCGTCCTGGGAGGCGGCGCGCCCGTGGACACCCTCTCCCTGCCGGCCCGCGCGCACGACGACAACGACATGCGCGCCTACGAACAGCTGCGCACCTGGCTTCGGCAGGCCGTGGCCACCGGTGATGCCGCCCTGCTCGGCCAGGTCGCCACCGCCAGCGCCCGGCGCGGGCAACAGCTTCTGCGCCATCCGGAGTTCGACACCCTCATCGACATCGCCCGGAGCCTCGGAACGCTGGGGGTGCAGATCGCGCACAGCGGTGCGGTGGCCGGGCTGCTCCTTGACCCCGCCGCCCCGGACCTGCAGCGCCGGGTGCGGCGCTGTCTGCAGGCGCTGGAGAGCAACGGTCTGCCTGCCACCCGCACCTTCTCGACGATCAAGGAGTTTCCGAATGGATCAGCACATTGCGGAGGCGATCGGCCGTCCGGACCTGATACGCCTCGACGAGCGGCTCATCTGCCTGCGGTTTGA
- a CDS encoding pyridoxal-phosphate dependent enzyme produces MDQHIAEAIGRPDLIRLDERLICLRFETMKVISALAAVRHLLDTGKVRPGDTLLDSSSGIYAYALALACHRYGMRCHIVGSSTVDHTLRIQLTVLGATLEQMPSGDDLKLDQKRRVERIGEILADHPDYHWMRQYHDDIHYDGYAAVADLIRQSTGAENLTVVGAVGSGASTGALARCLRPDSPGLELVGVQPFGSVTFGAEHVADPEIIIAGIGSSIPFANVRHASYDTIHWISFDAALAGSVDLLRRHAVFAGLSTGAAYLAARWEREQSPERTVLFIAPDTGHRYVDTVYARHREAAAIASLAPRTLTTQVDLALPWCRMRWNRASPITPWPLRQELA; encoded by the coding sequence ATGGATCAGCACATTGCGGAGGCGATCGGCCGTCCGGACCTGATACGCCTCGACGAGCGGCTCATCTGCCTGCGGTTTGAGACCATGAAAGTGATCTCCGCGCTCGCCGCGGTCCGCCATCTGCTCGACACCGGGAAGGTCCGGCCGGGTGACACCCTGCTGGACAGTTCCAGCGGCATCTACGCCTACGCCCTGGCTCTGGCCTGTCATCGGTACGGCATGCGCTGTCACATCGTCGGATCCTCGACGGTCGACCACACCCTGCGCATCCAGCTCACCGTCCTGGGAGCGACGCTGGAGCAGATGCCCTCCGGCGACGATCTGAAGCTGGACCAGAAACGGCGCGTCGAGCGCATCGGCGAGATCCTCGCCGACCACCCCGACTACCACTGGATGCGGCAGTATCACGATGACATCCACTATGACGGCTATGCCGCCGTGGCCGACCTGATCCGGCAGTCCACGGGGGCCGAGAACCTGACCGTCGTCGGCGCCGTCGGCTCGGGCGCCTCCACCGGCGCCCTGGCTCGCTGTCTCCGGCCCGACTCCCCCGGCCTCGAACTCGTCGGCGTCCAGCCCTTCGGCAGCGTCACCTTCGGCGCGGAGCACGTCGCCGACCCGGAGATCATCATTGCCGGCATCGGCAGCTCCATCCCCTTCGCCAACGTCAGGCATGCCTCCTACGACACGATCCATTGGATCTCCTTCGACGCGGCCCTGGCCGGCAGCGTCGATCTGCTGCGTCGGCACGCGGTGTTCGCCGGCCTGTCGACCGGAGCGGCCTACCTGGCCGCCCGCTGGGAACGCGAACAGTCCCCGGAGCGGACGGTGCTCTTCATCGCCCCCGACACCGGCCATCGCTACGTGGACACCGTATACGCGCGCCACCGCGAGGCCGCCGCCATCGCCTCCCTGGCTCCCCGCACCCTCACCACCCAGGTCGACCTGGCGCTCCCGTGGTGCCGGATGCGCTGGAACCGGGCGTCACCGATCACTCCGTGGCCCCTGCGACAAGAACTCGCATGA
- a CDS encoding VOC family protein, whose amino-acid sequence MTNPIPEEYKGGVPYLNVHDAKAAIDFYKKAFGAEVSIEIPRQGDKIAHAEFRIGDAVFMLRDEYPEYHFRSPKTIGGTPVNLLVFVPDVETFAERATAAGARVIRPVEMQFHGDLQVELEDPFGHSWFFTSRVADMNAEQLKETASAVNL is encoded by the coding sequence ATGACGAACCCCATCCCCGAGGAGTACAAGGGCGGCGTTCCCTACCTCAACGTGCACGACGCCAAGGCGGCCATCGACTTCTACAAGAAGGCCTTCGGCGCGGAGGTGAGCATCGAGATCCCACGCCAGGGAGACAAGATCGCACACGCCGAGTTCCGGATCGGTGACGCGGTCTTCATGCTGCGCGACGAATACCCCGAATACCACTTCCGCAGCCCGAAGACGATCGGCGGTACACCGGTCAACCTGCTGGTCTTCGTACCGGACGTCGAGACGTTCGCCGAGCGGGCCACAGCTGCGGGAGCGCGCGTCATCCGGCCGGTGGAGATGCAGTTCCACGGCGATCTGCAGGTCGAACTGGAGGACCCCTTCGGTCACTCCTGGTTCTTCACCAGCCGGGTCGCCGACATGAACGCGGAGCAGTTGAAGGAGACCGCGTCGGCCGTGAACCTCTGA
- a CDS encoding LysR family transcriptional regulator, translating to MERRDIEIFLTLAEELHFARTAERLGVSGARVSQTIKQLERRFGVALFQRTSRQVTLTPVGSALREDVQAGYQRIQEGIAKAIAAGRGFSGILRVGFSSPLVGEAIMAAAEAFRTRHPDCEVRIREVHLSDAFGALRTDELDLQVTELPVQETDLSSGPALLRDPRVLAVSSGHPFARRDSVTVEDLARDTVLVPADAPEYLLDALIPAQAPSGRPIQREQILTSRQELLTLVSGGAGMAVVGSQATRYHARPDIVYVPIADLPPIEYGPVWPVGGQTSRVRSFTTLLRAELDR from the coding sequence ATGGAACGGCGTGACATTGAGATCTTTCTGACCCTGGCCGAGGAGCTGCATTTCGCCCGTACGGCCGAGCGGCTGGGCGTCAGCGGCGCCCGGGTGAGCCAGACGATCAAGCAGTTGGAGCGCCGGTTCGGCGTCGCGCTGTTCCAGCGGACCAGTCGGCAGGTGACGCTCACCCCGGTCGGCAGCGCGCTGCGTGAGGATGTGCAGGCCGGATATCAACGCATTCAGGAGGGCATCGCCAAGGCCATCGCCGCCGGGCGTGGCTTTTCCGGGATCTTGCGGGTGGGCTTCTCCAGTCCGCTGGTGGGGGAGGCCATCATGGCAGCCGCTGAGGCGTTCCGCACTCGCCATCCAGACTGCGAGGTGCGCATCCGCGAGGTGCACCTGTCGGATGCGTTCGGTGCGTTGCGCACCGATGAACTCGACCTGCAGGTCACCGAGCTGCCCGTGCAGGAGACCGACCTGTCGAGCGGGCCCGCCCTGCTGCGTGATCCCCGCGTGCTGGCCGTCTCCTCCGGGCATCCTTTCGCCCGCCGCGACAGCGTCACGGTGGAGGATCTCGCCAGGGACACCGTGCTCGTGCCCGCCGACGCGCCCGAATATCTGCTGGACGCGCTCATCCCGGCGCAGGCGCCCAGTGGGCGTCCCATCCAGCGCGAGCAAATACTGACCTCGCGGCAGGAATTGCTGACGCTGGTCAGCGGCGGCGCGGGGATGGCCGTGGTGGGCAGCCAGGCCACGCGGTATCACGCCCGGCCGGACATCGTCTACGTGCCCATCGCCGACCTGCCGCCGATCGAGTACGGACCGGTCTGGCCGGTCGGCGGCCAGACCAGCAGGGTGCGTTCGTTCACCACGCTCCTCCGCGCGGAGCTCGATCGCTAA